TCCCGGGAACCGAAGGCACCCAGAAGGCATCAGAAGCGCCATCGGGGTCAATCGTTACCCCATCATTGGGAATAATAGCTCCGGTACTTCCTATTTTCAATGAAAGTAAAATTTCGTTATTGGAGGAATGGAAAAAATGTGTCCATGCCCCGTCAATACAGGAAGAATCAGAGGTAATGGATAATGAAGAGGCGGGCACAACCGGAAAGTATCCCTCATCGGCCACCTCGATACAAAAATGCCCAATCGAATCATTTCCGCCATCCACTTGAATGTAATAAAAAGCACCTTGAGTTAAACAATTTAAAGATAAAACCGACATAGTGCCTGGACTTACTACCGTACCATTATCCTGATCACACCCTAATTGACTGTTTAATGTATTTAAATCCGAACACTCAAACCCGACGCCCTCTCCATAAACGGTAATTTCCGTATCGCCGATATCTCCGGGAGCTATATCTGTGGTGATGGTCACCCTGCCAGAAGGAGGCGCTGCAAAAGAAAACCACACGGAATTAGTGATGCCCGCAGAGCAATTTCCAACAGGTTCATAAGTTTCTACCGTAGCATAAATATTGGAATAGATGTCCCCTGAACAGGGGGTTCCGAGGATCAACGGAGTGGCATTGCACAAGTCATTATTCTCCGGTGGAGGAGGCTGAATCTTAAAATTATCCACAAAAAAGTCATAATTCTCCAAATCCTCCACCGAGCCTTCATTTACATAAAAAGCAAAAACGGCCGTAGCACTTGTCAGGGCACTGATATCCACAAAAATGTTGTCGCCAACGTTAGAGGGCGTATTATTGACATCCCAGGAATGAATAGTAGTCCAGTTGCCCCCTCCATCCGTAGACTGCATTAACAATACCTGGTCATCAGACCCCATGTCAGAAGGTAGTGTGTTGCCATTGCCTGTTACGGCAACGTCCACGTTCAAAATGAAACCTCCTGCGGTCAGGTCGAATGTCGGTGAAATAAGCCAATCTTCATCATCGTTCTTCCAAATATTGAATTTTATAGCGCCTGTTTCTCCATTATTGGCAAAACCATCGGCTTTCCATCCGGAAACACCAGTTGTGGTTGGACCGGACAATGGCCCTTTTCCTACTTCCCAGCAATTTGGAAGAAAGGTTGAAAAATCCTGTGCATAATCAGGAACATAAACTCCGCACAAAGTTGTAAAGGTGAAGGGACCTACCCAATTACTTTGCCCTACCCCTCCGCTGGCTTCACAATCAGTCCTTACATAAAAATCATAACTCGTTTCAAAAGCTCCTTCCGACCATTGGAATGGATTTGTATCGACATCTTCATAGGTCGGAATACCCGTAGGCGAAAATCCTGATGCGCCAATTTCTATATCCCAATGGGTAGCCGTACCGTTTTCTGTCCAGCCGAGATTTGCCCCTAAAGAGGTAATTGTGGTGGCGATCAATGTTGAGGGCGCGGCACATTCAGGAGGAAGGGTACAAGAGAATGTCGCTTCCCAACCAGTGCTGGTAGTCGCTCCATCAGATCTAAACCAAAAGGTCAAACATCCATTTGGTGCAGTAGAGGTAACCGTTGCCGGGGAGGTGGTCCCGTAGTAGGATCCGGCAGGACAGTTAATGGTATCAATACCCACCCCCAGCCCGCTGGCGATGATGGGATCCGTAATGGCAGCTCCATTGTAAACGACCATTCCGTCAAAGCCATATTCTGTATTAAAACTGGTAAATACGGTAGTTATTACGTCCCCTCCCATAGTTGGGCAGACAGTAGTTTGGATACTTTCATCATTTGAATATTCCCCTGTGGATCCTCCTGTGTCATACCAATTATCGCCACATCCGGGAAGCGTAGTAAAGGTAAAAGGCCCCGCCCAGCTACTTTGTCCTGTTCCTCCATCGGCCTCACAATCAGATCTTACATAAAAATCATAACTCGTATTAGAATCTGCCCCTGTCCAGTGGAATGGGTTGGTATTAACATTATTAAACGATGGCACTCCGGTTGGTAAAAAACCCGCCGGAACTATTTCTAAATCCCAAAGACCGGCAGAACCGTTTTCTGTCCAGCCGAGATCCGCACCTGAACCGTTAATATTTGTTGCTGTCAAGGGAGAAGGGGGCAAACAATCCGGGTTCGGCAAACAAGCAAAAGTCACTTCCCAGCCGGAATCAGTGGTGGCCCCATCGGATCTAAACAAAAAGGTCAAACACCCATTAGCTGCAGTGGACGTCACTATACCGGGGGAGGTTGCTCCATAGAAAGATCCTTCAGGACAAGTAGTGGGATCCTCTCCGGCGGGAAGTCCGCTGGAAATAATGGGATCCATGATGCTATTCCCATTGTAAATGACCATTCCGTCAAAGCCGCTTTCTGTCATAAAGCTGGCAAAGTCGGCACTGATCACTTCCCCTCCTACATCGGGGCAAACCGTCGTTTGAATACTTTCATTATCAAAATAATCTGCTCCTGCCCCACCTGTATCATACCAGGAGTCACCGCATCCGGGAAGCGTGGTAAAAGTAAAAGGACCTACCCAACCACTTTGCCCTATGCCGCCATCGGCTTCACAATCAGCTCTCACATAAAAATCATAACTCGTGGGAGAAGTTGCCCCTGTCCATAGAAATGGATTGGTATTTATATCATTTTGCGTTGGAATGCCGCTTGGTGGATTGCCTGATAAAACAATCTCCAGATCCCAGGACATGGCTGACTCACCTTCTGTCCAGCCCAGCGTTGCCCCCGTGTTGGTAATATTAGTGGCGGTTAATTCAGAGGGAGCAGGACATGTCGGGCAATTTGCTGTTATTGTTCCGGAAGTAATATTCGTTCCGGTTGCGGCTGCGGCTTCATTGCCATCATTATCCAGTATTCTGTAAGAGGTTTCATAGCCATATTGTCCGCCTCCGTTCCAAAGGGTGGTGATGTCATCTCCGTAGGTTACCGGAAAAATCAAAATGGCCTGGTAGCCATTAATTATGGTTACATCATCCAAAACGACAATACCGTTAACCAAAACATCCATAGTATTTCCATTCCAGCCATCTCCAAAAACATCATTCATTTCAAGAGAATAATTGCATTGACCAAAAGCATTTTGCCCAAAAGCAATCCCTAAAACTGCTACGAGTAATAATAAAAATTTATTCATGTTCAATTATCTGTAATTTAAAAATGAGCAGTTTTAATTTATAACCCAATCCGGGAAAGAAAATTAAGGAGAAAACGTGTTGGAAAAGTGGAAATATTACACGCGCATCCAAAATAGACAATAAGAATTTACGGTACTCTATCTTTCTTGAAATATATTTTTTAATACGCCCTTTTTTACTGCCCCGCCTTACAGGCTTTTATGCTCGTTTGAAAAATACGGATCAAATTCCTGGCATCTTCCACATTTTGCATCCTGATCAAAAAGGAATTCTGGTAATCTCCAGGCTCTCCGTTTTTATAGTATTTTATGTTCTTTGCCCCTCTTTTCGAAGGAATCTCCACAGACAAGGTTTTCCCTGAAATTTTAAACCGGACAGCTTCCTCGTCAAGGTCTATCAAATTAAATTCATAAACTTCCCGGGTATCTTCTTTTTTGCCCTGCTCAATCGTGGTAAACTGCCACTTACAATCTGTCTCTTCGATCATTTTAATGGATTGTTCAAGATTGCTTTCAACTTTATCAGACAATTTACCTGTTATCCATTCAAGATTATCTTTTGCTTTTTCAGCAGGCTCAAACCCTTTTTGGTCACCGCATAGTTTTACGGCTTCCGGTAAAATATAGGCCAGCATTTTAGCATTTTCAGTATTTGTAGCTAAAAAGGTTACATCATTGGTGTAATTCTGTAGTTCTCCGTTTTTAAAAGGTTGCACAAGTTTGTCTTTTCCTGTATCGAATGCCACGGAAATTTCTTTTCCTTTCACCTTGATCTCTATTGATTTTGGCTCAATGTCGATTAAATTAAATTTGGATTTCTCCTCTGATGGATCCCCTTTTGATTTTTGTTCAATAACGGTAAATTCAGTATTACAGGAAGCCTGGAGTGTTTGTGAAGTTTTATCCTCCCCTGAATGAATGTCCTTTAAATGATCTGTCAGCAATCCCAGGGCCTGGTCCAAAGAAGTAATCTCAGGATATTTGGCCTTATCAATGGGCGCACTTGCTTTAATGGCTTCTTCCAGTACTGACATCATACATTTGGCCTTTTCGAAATCATTGACCATAAATTTGACGCTGTTTGTGTAATTCCCCTGAGCTCCATCTTTTTCATAATAAATATATTTGAGATTGCCTTTGGTTTCCACTTCCACAAATACCTCAGTATCTTTAATTTCAAGGGATACCTTACGTTCATCCAGGTCGGTTAAGTTTATTTTCCAGTGTTCTTCCATCGTTTTCTTGCCGCGTTCCACGAGGCTGTATTCAATCATGGAAGAACCCTTTCCTTCAGTTTTGAAATGCTGATCGAACGTTGTTTCATTCACCGTAAAAGTCGAAATATTGTCCTGAAGCCAGGTCAGCCGTTCCTCGAAAGTAGCCGGGGCACAAACCGATTTTATTTCCCTGGCGAGCGGAATGGCTTCTTTAAGGAAAGATTCAAGCGCCCTTCCGTTATCTGCATCCAGGGCAACCAATTCCAATTCATTAATATATTTTTGCTGCTCATCTCCCTGGAATACTTTAATTAGCTTTTGCCGGTTTTCAATAAAAAAATTCACAACCATCATGTCCTTTTGATCCTCTACCTTGATGGTATTGAGATCAATATCCCTTAAACTAAACTCAAAGAGAATAGATTCTGTTCCTTTTTTCCCTTGCCTGTCCTGTATGTACGTAAGTTTATAAGGAAACTCCTGGTTCCATTTTAAGGTTTGGCGGTAAGTGTAGTTTTTTGTACTGACTTCCCGGAACAGATCCTTTGCGTTTTTTAATGCTTCTTCCAGGGAGGAACTTTCCTGTGCTGAGGCTCCCACAATAAAAACCAACATCAATACAACTGAAATAGAGAATTTTTTCATAAAAGATTTTTTTTAAGGTAATTCAACAGCGCTAAAGTAACAAGATTTAATCTTACATACAAAAAACGTAAAATACGGAGCACCGAATTCAATTGAAGATGCCTCCCTTTTTTGTTCCTCGTTTGTATGTATCGCCCTAAATGCCCGGGAGTTACTTCATACCTTTGAAAAGGGGAGGATTTTTTCGTAAATTGAAAGTTAATCCCCTTCACAAGGCTTTTATTCCTTTTATTTTATTGAAATTTGCCTTCTTAATAGCTGCCTGCAATAAATTAAGCTAACACCATGCAAAAATACGACTACCTGCTCTTCGATGCCGACAATACACTATTCGACTTCCAAACTTCCGAAGCCTTTGCGCTGGAACAGGCCCTCCAGGGATTGGGTATTGAATTTAACTATGGATATGTAGAGTCGTATCGCGTGATCAACCACGAAGTCTGGCGGGATTTTGAAAATGGGGAACTGGCCAAAGAGCACCTTCGGAATCGTCGTTTTGAATTATTTTTCATGGAACTGGGGATAAGGGCCGATGTGGACAGGGTGGCCAGGGAATACCTGGAGCATTTGAGTCAAAGTGCTTTTTTAATTCCCGGAGCAGAAGCACTCTTGGAGGAGGTGAGTAAAAACCATAAACTGGTTTTGGTCACCAATGGTTTAAAGGAAGTTCAACGCCCCAGGTTAAAAAAATCTACGATCGGGCATTATTTTGAAACAATCGTTGTTTCTGACGAGATTGGTCATGCCAAACCCGATGCTGCTTTTTTTGATTACGTATTCAATGAGATCGGTTTTCCCGATAAATCCAGGGTACTCATGATCGGAGATAATATCAATGCAGATATCCGCGGCGGGTTGGAGTACGGATTGGACAGTTGCTGGTATAATCCGGAAAAGAAATCCCTGGAAAACGGGATCAATCCCACCATGATCATACATCAAATCGGTCAATTGACTCGCTTCCTTTAAAAAAAAACGGTTCCCCGGAAAATCCGGAGAACCGCAGGGTCATTATTAGAAATTAATGATTTCCTTTTTCTTATTTGCTTAACACAAATATGGCACTTTCTGATTGTCCTTCACTCTGCAAATTCAACAGGTAAATGCTATTCACGTAACCCCCTGAAGTCATGTCCACCTTAATGACGGATTCAACCAATTCTTCTTTCTGATAATTCCAAACCTCCCTTCCTAATTGATCGTAAATGGCAATGCTTATGGATTTACCCACATAATTACTTACATCAACCTGTAAAATTCCGGCAGTCGGGTTCGGATAAATATTCAGTCCTTCTTTTGGTGACAAATTGGATTCAACCTGTCCAGGATCAATTGATTCGGCAAAATTAGGGTTGGTTGGTGCACCGGTGTTGATGAAACTGCAATTTAGGTTCCAGTTCCACACCACGTTGTGATCCGAAACCACTCTGTCGTTGCTGATGAAAATACCCGTCATATAAGTCGTAAGTGTAGCCCCTGAATCACTCACATCCAGCCCTTCCGGAGCATAAATACTCAAGGTCACATTCGAGCCCTGTCCCACCTGGGCAACATCTGCCACATAAATTACACTGGTATAACCGTCAGGATTAACCGTATTGGTCTGCCCTATGGTCATTTTCTTTCTGATCATCATTTCTGTTGGCTGATTGAAAATGATCGTGGCATTTTTTGACGTTACCAGGTTCTTAACGAATACTTCTGGACTGGTCATGATCAATGTAGCTCCTGTTCCAACCGTAATATAACCGTAATGGCTTCCACTAAGGGTCATCGTCATGTTCGCAGGAACATTAACGTTGTTCAGGTCATTAAATGGATTGCTTCGGAACTGGGGATACGGAAGATTCCAGTCTGCATTGATGAAGTTGTTCACAAAACTGCTGCCATCCACCGTCACACCAGCGGCATTCGCCTTCATGAAAGTCAGGATAGAGGAGTTCTGGGAAACTTCTGCTTCGTCAGCATCTTTAATGCCAACCCCGCCGCCGATGACATCGGATTCATACATCTCGAATTCCTGGCCGGAAATGATGGTATAAGCAGAAAGCAGGGTGGAAATATCCACATTCACGGTCGTCGAAACTTCAGTGGAACATCCCAGTGCATCCGTCACCACAACGCTATAAGTGCCGTTGGCCGGAGCAATAACCGTCGGGCTGTCGCCCAAACCGTCAGACCATGCAAAGGTCAGCGGATAGGTCAGCGCCTGTGGATTCAGCACATTGGCCGTCAGCACCTTGATGCCCTGGCACCAGGTCGGCAGGTTTGTCTGACTGATCGTCACTTGAGGGACCGGATTGATGGTGATGGTAAAACTACAAGATACCGATAAGCCGGCGGCATCGTAGAAGGTATAAACGACATTATAGGTACCCACTTCAAAGAAATCATCCGGGTCGTAATTATTCGTCGAAGCAACCACACCGCAGTTGTCATCCGCTGCAGGAGGTGTCCAGGAAACATTCTGGGCTCCGCAAAGGGTAATGTTGCCAGGACAAGGCGTGGTCAGCCATGGAGCCTGGGTATCATTAACAATAATATCAAAGGTACAAACATCCGTCAGGCCGGCTGCATCTGTGGCCGTACAGGTCACGGTAGTCGTTCCGACCGGGAAGAAATCCCCTGAAGATACCTCGGTAAGCGGGCCGCCACCTGGTGCTGGTGTTTCCACACAGAAAGGCGTCTTTTCAAAAGAAGAAAACGAACCTCCCTGGGCGAAGGTCTGTCCATTGCTGGACAGGGCGTAAGAACCACTGCCGTAGGTACAGCACATGCCGTCTCCTGCAGAGTCCTTGATCAAAAACAGATATTCCCCATCCGGAAGATTGATCGGAATGTTCAGCGTGGAACCATCCGGTTCAGATCCATAGGTGCCTCCTGAAGCGACCATAATTTCTTGCGGCAATTGCAGGATCATCCAGGACGTTTCCTGAGGATAATTATCAAAAGTCAGACTGAGATTGAGGTTGTTGGTAGCGCAGTTGCCTGAGCCGCCGCCATTGTCGCCACCGATGGTGCAGACAACGGTTACATCGCCACAATTATCCGTAGCACTGACGTTGAA
This sequence is a window from Lewinellaceae bacterium. Protein-coding genes within it:
- a CDS encoding T9SS type A sorting domain-containing protein — its product is MNKFLLLLVAVLGIAFGQNAFGQCNYSLEMNDVFGDGWNGNTMDVLVNGIVVLDDVTIINGYQAILIFPVTYGDDITTLWNGGGQYGYETSYRILDNDGNEAAAATGTNITSGTITANCPTCPAPSELTATNITNTGATLGWTEGESAMSWDLEIVLSGNPPSGIPTQNDINTNPFLWTGATSPTSYDFYVRADCEADGGIGQSGWVGPFTFTTLPGCGDSWYDTGGAGADYFDNESIQTTVCPDVGGEVISADFASFMTESGFDGMVIYNGNSIMDPIISSGLPAGEDPTTCPEGSFYGATSPGIVTSTAANGCLTFLFRSDGATTDSGWEVTFACLPNPDCLPPSPLTATNINGSGADLGWTENGSAGLWDLEIVPAGFLPTGVPSFNNVNTNPFHWTGADSNTSYDFYVRSDCEADGGTGQSSWAGPFTFTTLPGCGDNWYDTGGSTGEYSNDESIQTTVCPTMGGDVITTVFTSFNTEYGFDGMVVYNGAAITDPIIASGLGVGIDTINCPAGSYYGTTSPATVTSTAPNGCLTFWFRSDGATTSTGWEATFSCTLPPECAAPSTLIATTITSLGANLGWTENGTATHWDIEIGASGFSPTGIPTYEDVDTNPFQWSEGAFETSYDFYVRTDCEASGGVGQSNWVGPFTFTTLCGVYVPDYAQDFSTFLPNCWEVGKGPLSGPTTTGVSGWKADGFANNGETGAIKFNIWKNDDEDWLISPTFDLTAGGFILNVDVAVTGNGNTLPSDMGSDDQVLLMQSTDGGGNWTTIHSWDVNNTPSNVGDNIFVDISALTSATAVFAFYVNEGSVEDLENYDFFVDNFKIQPPPPENNDLCNATPLILGTPCSGDIYSNIYATVETYEPVGNCSAGITNSVWFSFAAPPSGRVTITTDIAPGDIGDTEITVYGEGVGFECSDLNTLNSQLGCDQDNGTVVSPGTMSVLSLNCLTQGAFYYIQVDGGNDSIGHFCIEVADEGYFPVVPASSLSITSDSSCIDGAWTHFFHSSNNEILLSLKIGSTGAIIPNDGVTIDPDGASDAFWVPSVPGNLVDNGMGAAFMKRKWSVSPTTDPIGAVGVRFYYTTEEYEAINAEIVNQAGTPLSGHTDLRFFTINNGSDPFSVGSLSNADGIELYHGAPSTTSWTHGMYNGQHYAEFLVDGFFGGGGGGGAPGGVALPVELLSFSGKEMEKYNLLEWITASEVNTKVHVLERSTDEINFFETIGQLNGAGNSNHPVSYQLRDNAPLFKGFYRLKTIDFDGREHYSNIINIERKDGEEGILNIFPNPVKDQLTIQILASATGPGNFSLTDVAGRKLMEAKIVVEKGLNVHTFDLSNLPAGIYYLSYKNGKVQTFKRVVKG
- a CDS encoding noncanonical pyrimidine nucleotidase, YjjG family yields the protein MQKYDYLLFDADNTLFDFQTSEAFALEQALQGLGIEFNYGYVESYRVINHEVWRDFENGELAKEHLRNRRFELFFMELGIRADVDRVAREYLEHLSQSAFLIPGAEALLEEVSKNHKLVLVTNGLKEVQRPRLKKSTIGHYFETIVVSDEIGHAKPDAAFFDYVFNEIGFPDKSRVLMIGDNINADIRGGLEYGLDSCWYNPEKKSLENGINPTMIIHQIGQLTRFL